The genomic stretch gcaatgagaccaaaaatgagccagatccaataaACAAATGGGCCAAAAACTTGACGATTGAaggtctacagttgaaatattcgtggggatgaagaagttttgaatcagggtagTATTTGTAttctcagttcatcccagtaggaatgacgttatgaacggtatggatggaatttatacatcactgtcgacccaggaaggtttcaacggtaggaatttccctacctatcttttcctttagtgcggcctacttgagccttggatccttCTTACTTTTGGTGTATGGTACTAAAATGAGTttaaaaaacgtatggacggggtagatttctcacaaacatcatggtggaccccaccttggtttCCAGAGCAGTAAAATCCGCGTCCTCCTTGTTCGTATGGTTTGTGTCATAACCTTTGCGTAGGTTTGTTAAATCTGCGCGTGGGGAGCACTGCCACACACATGCAGCCACACGTGCTAGTATGGAGCATGTGTGTGttatctgagctttccatcactaGAGCTACTCTGTTGAGATCTTTTCATATAAGAATCAGGCCATTTTTCACCTGTGGAGGGCCACCGTGTACAAAAAATATTGAAAGCCAGGACAAGTTGTTTTAACCGTCAAATAGCTGtatgcattgtggcccacctgacgagtgaTGCGGCCTTATTTTTAAGGCAAGAGAACTGAACATTTTTTCCAAACAGATGGAAAGCTCAGACATAGTGCAGCATCCCATACGTGTGGATGGGCAGGCCTTTACACGCGCGTGGAATTAGGAAACCTCAATCTTTCTGTGGTTGGTTTGTTATAGGTAAAAACGAGGGCTGTCAGTGGGTCGGGCTCGGGCCTGCAAATTAATATTTTTGAATACCGACAGTCCAACTGCTCGGCCGGGCCGAGACCTACCAGCCCGGCCCGTTACAGCCCTACTAAAACCTTAGTGCGTTGGTTTACACGCATGCACTGACATATTACACACGCAGCATACACATAAAATCAAATAACACCATCCAAATACTTAGGCCCACTTCATATGGATGGATTATATATAAACCAAAAAAGCACATTGTAATGGTGTTCTAACTGATAGATTGGTCGAAATTCAATGGACAAAGGGGATTGAGAAATAGTTCAGGGTCTGAATTGAACAAATAAAAATCCACTAATCAAAGGTTAGAATTGCTCTATCAACCTGATTTTGGGTTATTATTATCTTATGCTTCTAACACCAAGGACGGTTTAATTTCAGTTTTATGCCTTCATCACCTACAATTTGTAGGTGcatgtgtataaactaacatagTCTTACAAAGCATCAAATAATTTCAGGTGGTGTTTGTAAAATAACTCatcccagtttgcgagatacgtccattTTAAGGTCtgtacggtctggatcactttcgGTTCCAATtgagccttttctaatccatcttcgCCATGGAACTGTCCATGACCCGCTGTACATAAAAAATCACCTTTTATGATCCATCTTatccatgaaagtgtccatgacccgctctacataaaaaaaatccacggtttgtgggccacactacatgtcCGGCGTAGGTGGGACATCTAAGAGTGCATCAAGCGGTACACATCATGTAGGCTGGTTaaccaatcaagtgggccacattaacaaAAACAATGGTCATTATATAAAAACTTACAAAAGCGCACATTGCATGCACAAATTATTTATAGGCATTTTTAAGCATCCAAACAAGACGGTAAACCATTTACTGGTAAATTATTTAAGTTAACTTCATTTATAGGCACACCCGATCCATAGCCCAAGTGGTAGACTGggcgaaagatacctcgtttcaacacagaggtcttggtatcgatccacTAATCAAGCGGCGACCTTAATAAAGATTAATGGCTGATTGCTTTCTAAAGACTTCGATCTAAGCATATCCTTATTCGGACAATCCTAATCCTCTGATGATGAATTGAAATCCAATGTAATCAATCTTCAAGAAGCAAACACGGCACACGTGTGCAGGACATGAACCGTTCATGGGATGGTACAAATCGGCGGCAGTGGCAGGGTTTGGTCCGGGCCAGTCTTGGCCCAGCCTGACCGAGCCTGCATGGGTCCAGCATAACAGGCCCAAGCCCATCCAAGCAAGTTTGGGCCCATGTAAGATCCAGCTTCACAAGGCATGGGCCAGCCCACAAATGATCAAATCCATATTTCCCACGTGTGTAATCCTAATTATCCATTAAcgaagtgggacacacgtgtgcgTTTCCTGACTGAGGACGGGAAGGGCATGCTTAGTAGCTGGCCGCACGTGTGCAAAGAAGTGGTTGGTTAGAAAATAGCCGCCTACATTCAACGAGGCCCACTTGTTGAGTGGACCAGACTTCAGAATAGGATACATGCGCTGAGGGAATCATCTACACCGTTGGTGTGTATTTCTATTTTAGATCAGCCCCATCTGATCACTGGCCTACAAATTGTGGTTAGGAAAATCAAATCCAACCACTGCCTACGTTCCACTACAAATTCTAGTGGGGCACACACATTGACAGaaaggcccaccagatgaacggtcctgattgtGGAATCATATAGTTGTGTTGTTATAGATGGTGAAGGAAGTAATTGGGAAGTGACCCAGCAATTTGCTTCAGAACGGTTCAGATGAATGGTTCTAGATGGTGGAATCATGCATACCAAGTAAAGAATGTGGGCCCAcggttcagtaatccaaaccattgataggaTTGGGCGCACGGTGGATAGTGATGCTGCAAACGTGTACCATACGATCATTATATTTTGATGTATGTTCTTCATCTTTAATTTGTAGGCCACCGTTCTATTTGATCCAGGCCATCAAATCGATGGCCAATAAGCAATGCTTTAATTAAGAAAAAAGATGCATCAATCTTACCGTTAAATATCCCAATATATTATGATTTCTACGTTACACCCCATCATGCAagatttggacggttcagatttaggCAGGCCATGGCCAAATCAGCATTCGGCGCACGTACGGGTACCATATACCATGATCTGCCAGAGTACGATATAATTCCTCAACCCTTTTTGAGCAAATGCCATCTGGCGCACGTGTGCTGTATAGCAGATTTTGATCACGAGGGCCCGGCGGCTGAGATCTCTCAtacatgtgagatccactcccttCGTTTTGCAACCACTGGCCTCCTGAGGAGTGAAGCAGCCCAACGAGCTGACCAGAGTGGCCCCACTGGAAAACACGTGTGCCAATTGGCACGAGCAAATATCCCCACGCGTGCGGCTCCGCAAGAGAAATTCTTtgaagagtgtgatggatgatacgcaggcacttagaagttGCTCACATGGCATTAAATTAGTCAGATTAATCCATCAAAATTACGATAACCGCTGTATCATGTACCAAAAATGAATCTTGTTTGATCATCCAACAATCGGATtgttggatatttattggacggttaaaattgaaaaaaatccaacggtcctaaTTCCACAAAAAAAATGTCTACAAATCAGAGGCTatgattattcaaccaatctaatATTGGATTTGTGAGTCTACGACTGCTGGATTTACAATCTAGctggttttatttgagttaatgcatgccacgTTGCATggtctgagtgcctgcgtatcacgCGTCATCCGCAGCCCGAGTATCATATAACTTCTATATAAGGACGACTGGAGCTAGGGTTTCCACCGTTTCCTCAGCCGCTGTCTCGATCCCTCAAAACCCTTCGTTCAGACCCTCCGATTCGCAATTTGCAGCGGCCATGGTAAACTTATTCATTCTCCCTTCCTTTTTTTCGTCAATTCCGTTACTGCCCTCAACTTGCTTGCGTTCGATTCTCCCAAAATTTCTAGGGTTTATGGTTTAGGATTTCACTGGTTTTATATTTTTAGGGTTTGGCAATTATTAGTAGTTTTGCAGATCCGTGGAAGCGGATGATGTAGATGTCTCACCTTACAACAACCGTTGTAGGAGTTTCTTTTCAGATGTTTGAGAAACGAGCGGCAAAATCTTATTTACAACTTTGGTTATAGTAGTTTTTGTAGATCTTTAATTGGATGGGGGTAAATGTCTCATTTCACGACACTGGATGTAATAGTTCTTTCAGATGTTATAATGGATGGGGTAGAAGTGAAATGCTCATCTTACTACATCggttgtactttttttttttttttttatcacaatGTTTAGATTGGATAGGGGTGAATGTTTTGTTTTACAACATTGGTTGTTGTAGTTCTTTCAGATTTGTAGCTTCGATGGGGTAGATGCTAGATCTGGCAACATTGGTTGTAGTAGTCTTGCAGGTGCATTAAACGGATTTTTTATTGTGTCAGATGGATGTGTGAAAAGTGTCTCATTTGCTTAAGGGTCGTTTGGGTGCCTGTAAAGTTTTAAGTCGTAAACACTTTACGGCTGAAAAGAATTTCAGGCGTCAACTGTTTACAGGAAAACAGATTGTGTTTGGCTaacttgtaaagtgtttacaatatATACTGTAGGCATTCACACCACAGAGCTTGGGGTGTTAAATCCCACCAAAATTAGCAAATAACACATggtggacggattagatgtccaCCCATTACAGTGAGTGCCAATGCaatctggaagtttttaatggtggacgtcccatccttccctatcgtgtggtccatttggtgaTCAATCATTTGTTGCCATAGGAGAGCATTAAGAGAagcacatgatggacagattCGTTGTACcatactcattgtggtgggccccacacatcacgaGTGTGTATCAACTGTTGTTGTTCTATTATGTATAATTGTAAAGAATTTACCTGTAATCTGAAACATGACATTTTGCCAGGGTTTCAGATTACATCTAAGAGCTGTAATGTGTTTACAGCCTGTAAAGCCTTTACAGGCAAATACAGGTATCCAAACAGCCTCTGCAATCTGATTACCTGCAATTCCTTTACAACTTGAAAATTTTACAGGCATCTAAATGACCCCTAATGTTGTAGTTGTTTTGCAAATTTGTTGATTGGAAATGTCTCAATTATGATATTTTCTGTAGTTTCTCTCACAGACTACATTGATGTCTTGTTTTACAAAATAAAAGTTGTGGTGGTTTCCATGTTGTGTGAAATGGATGTGGAAAGTCTCATATTAGAAGTTGTTGTGGCAGCTGACTAGGTCAGGGTGGGTGATGGCCACCCTACTATCGCTAGCATCTCTATTTGTACCATTTTACTATCAAAGAGGGAAAAAATTTCATGTCATGATAGTTTTAAAGGATTTTCTATTTGTACCATTTTAATACCATGTCATGTCATGATAGTTTTAAAagattcttatctttcctttattttttttcaagaatTTTTCTTTACAAAACATACAAGGATCCCTTGATAATTTTTCtcgttacctttcttgaatgtagagtCACGTTGGAAAAGCAACATTTATCTGTAGATGGACTAAAaaggatattttgatttctaaccatcattccacaattcATACTAGTCaacatgattgtaaccatccataaaactTTCTAGATAAtttatacatcaatttggtgtttcgactAATTAAGAAGTTAGAAATAATATAAAAAGGTTCCATGATTTAAAGTTAaagataatatatataatttgatctcttataaagaacaaaaaaataatttaccatttctaaatgatttttaaagccCCTGCCAAATTAGTAGAAAACAATTATAATTTGAATTGAAgtcataggattcaaatcatagaatcataggattcatataaaatgGGATTCAAGGCTGGATTCTAATCATTTTGCTTAATATTTGACTCTAGTAGTAAAttgtaaattgtaggattttgatgACATTGCTTATGAGTGGAAAGGCTCCAACATGCTCATTGGTTGTTCACTAATAAAATTGGTGGTGGGAATCACATGCTAATTGGTTGTTTACCTATGTGGCCAATCCAAGGGCAAGTAGGCCCTCCATTTTCAATGTGGGCAAAATTATCTGCACTCACCTTTCTATCTCTTATTCCTCTAAAGGTATTCGATAACGGTAGCAGCAGCCATAACTGTCAGCCATATGGCTATATCATGATTTGAGCTGTAATGGCCGTTTCGGCCCTGTAAATGTCTTCTTTTTTTCGAAGGAAGAAAATTGCCGGCCCTCTATTGGCCCAttatgtgcctttttttttttttcttcttttctaaagAGGGCATTCCGGCCCCATATCGTCTAATgagtcccaccgttaccgttacttAACAGCCATTACATAACTGTTTTTGAATGCCATGGTTACTTTTGTAGCAATAATGTCGCGATTAATTGTAAAAGAGTTGTAATAACACTGAAACAACTTAAGTGGTGTGTATCTACTGACCCTTCAATTGGCTACATTGCTTCTCTCTTAGGTTACCTGATATACCAAGTTttgttcaaaattttttctttGTTAACATCATTTTAGTAGTTTGCATAGGTTATAGCTTGAAACCATTTTGTTCTTTTATCTTCTCTATTCCGTGGTATGTGTTCAGTTGGTATTTGTTGTTTTGTTGGAGTTGTTACTCTTGCGTTGTATTTTCATTTCTGTAACACAtgacaaggttttttttttcctttttctttttcaaagctTGAATTGAATGTGAAATGTTCTAGGGTGCTTTTGCGGTTTTGCTTTTCTCATTATCTTGGAAAATGTCATTTTTAATCTGGGTGCCTTTTCTTTTGGCGAGGCATTTTACAGTCGCGGAGGAAGACCAGGGAGCCCAAGGAGGAGAATGTGACACTTGGACCAACCGTACGAGAGGGAGAGAATGTTTTCGGTGTTGCTCACATCTTTGCATCCTTTAATGATACTTTTATCGTAAGTcccatttcttttctttcacttccTTTTTGCTTCTCCTGACATTCTCAGAGGTCCcaatctttcttctttttttctttttttttttctggattgCAGCATGTGACAGATTTATCTGGAAGAGAAACCATGGTCCGCGTTACTGGTATGAGATGCCTTTAGTTTTGAACTTTTTTTGTTAGATGCTTTTTGGAGAAGAGTTGGTGCAACATCTATGCTGATTTAAGTGAACAAGATTTCCTTTTTtgcaataaagaaaataaagacagcGGTATAAATTTACTCCCAACTTGCAGGATaaaattcaattttctatttAGAAAAGAAAACATACAAACTGCATTTGAAATTGACTGTCCtgaatagagctgtacacgagcagcaaAAGCTCTGTAAcacgctcgactcgactcgaaaaagcctgacttgactcgaatcaaagctgagttcgaaccgaTTCGAGCTGTTTTTTGGTGCTCGAAATGAAttcaagtcgagctcgagcttgcccCTGCTCGACTCGAATaatactcgaactcggctcgactcgactcggctcaactcggtaGGGTATATATGCCTTTTAAAAATCAAATCCCTAACTCCCATCTCCCATCGGCCATCCCAGTGCTCATTCGGTCcccttcaaaaaaagaaaaaccccCCTCTTCGTTCCCCTATCTCCCATCGGCCATtactcttcttccctctctctctcaagtctCAGCCACTCGATTGCCTCACTGTTCTTCTTCCCTCAGTTGTCCGGAGACCGTTCTGGTGGCCACAGCGACCGTCAGGGGGTCCCTGCCCTGCCCGGTCGCGATTTCCCTTacctttcttcttccctctctctctctctctcccgctcaTATTGCCCTGTCCAGTGGCCACCTCGCCCTGTCCGGCGTCCCTGCCCTGCCCGATGCCCCTGTCCCTGCTGCAGCTCATCCCTGCCGCTCGTCCCTGCCCTGCTTGGTGCCCCTGTCCCTGCCGCTGCTTGCCCAGACTCGAAAACTCTGCTCGAAcagtccgagtcgagcacgagctgggcaaagctcggctcggctcgactcgtgtacacctctagtcctgaagtagggctgtcaatgggcaggTCTTGGGCCTggcaaaatctaaattttgaatagGACTGGCCCGTCATGCCCAGTCTGAACGGTTCAAAATAAAGGCTGAAGCCAACCCCAGGCCTGGCCTGTTTACAGCCCTAAGCCGAAGTAGATCTTTAGGGACTGTTGGGAGCTTGAAAAATAATATGAGAGGAAGtaacattttctttttcaagaaagCATTTGGAGGgtagatacaaaaaaaaaaaaaacaaacaaaacaggtgGAGAGTTGGGAATTTTTTAGGATCTCTATGGTAACATGTTCTTGGAAAATGTTTTCCACCAAAAACTGAACTCCCAATTAGGGGAAAATGTCATTTTCATGGAAAGtattttccacccaaatactTTCCAAGCTTCCAAAACAGGGCCCTGAATATCAATTGTAACAAGAACCATATATTATTGCATCCTTCCGCATTAACTTAAAACGTGTCCAAGAGATGCTACTTCTCTGAAGACTGCTGTAAAAATCTGAAAGCAGTGTTATTATTTGTTCCTAAAACATAAAGTTTGATTATGGGTCATTTAATATTCTACCATTTTGTGATTCTATTTCCAGTGTTAGGACTTCATCCTGGTTAATATTGATGAAGCTAAAATGATTGGTTACATCTTTATTTTATACAGGCGGGATGAAAGTGAAGGCGGACAGGGATGAATCCTCTCCCTATGCAGCCATGCTTGCAGCACAAGATGTTGCACAACGCTGTAAGGTATGCACTTCCATTTCCACTCTCACTAGTTGGTATTTAGGTGAAATCAATAAGTCATTGGTTGAGATTGTTTTCACTCTTGTGAATTGACTGAGGTCATTGGTATGCATGTACATGCATCCATAATGTGAACTGGAAATCTTCTTCAATAGTTATTTAGGATTCATGCATGTTTTTCCATGCAATCACATCAATAACTTCATCTTGGATTAGAACATGCATACTAGGCCTGTGATGATGTCAGCGGTGATGGTGTTTTAGCAGTGACATTCACTGTTGATGTTCATTTTTGTAGGAGCTTGGAATCACTGCTCTGCACATTAAGTTGCGGGCAACTGGTGGTAACAAAACGAAGACGCCTGGTCCAGGTGCCCAGTCTGCTCTCAGGGCCCTTGCTCGGTCTGGAATGAAAATTGGCC from Magnolia sinica isolate HGM2019 chromosome 17, MsV1, whole genome shotgun sequence encodes the following:
- the LOC131231884 gene encoding small ribosomal subunit protein uS11z codes for the protein MSRRKTREPKEENVTLGPTVREGENVFGVAHIFASFNDTFIHVTDLSGRETMVRVTGGMKVKADRDESSPYAAMLAAQDVAQRCKELGITALHIKLRATGGNKTKTPGPGAQSALRALARSGMKIGRIEDVTPIPHDSTRRKGGRRGRRL